The following proteins are co-located in the Malus sylvestris chromosome 13, drMalSylv7.2, whole genome shotgun sequence genome:
- the LOC126596877 gene encoding ARM REPEAT PROTEIN INTERACTING WITH ABF2-like isoform X2, protein MWPVLTRHSSPEKKRKGKSNKTEKKKLLLLFLLILKFRKYPWIFPSHLSVSLSLTCSNPKFVFPIRIAASSSSASLPSPLMELQRGQDQSRPERKGQKRKLEEETGGEREISVKSGEARKALLSEVSEQVKVLNSTFSWSEADRASAKRATHVLAEIAKNEEVVNVIVEGGAVPSLVKHLQAPPLSDGDRSSKPFEHEVEKGSAFALGLLAPEHQQLIVDTGALAHLVDLLKRHKDSPVSRALYSVIRRAADAITNLAHENSSIKTRVRMEGGIPPLVELLEFADTKVQRAAAGALRTLAFKNDENKNQIVECNALPTLILMLRSEDAAIHYEAVGVIGNLVHSSPNIKKEVLLAGALQPVIGLLSSCCSESQREAALLIGQFAATDSDCKVHIVQRGAIRPLIEMLQSPDVQLREMSAFALGRLAQDTNNQAGIAHNGALVPLLKLLDSKNGSLQHNAAFTLYGLADNEDNVSDYIRIGGVQKLQDGEFIFQATKDCVTKTLKRLEEKIRGRVLSHLLYLMRVAERAVQRRVALAFAHLCSPDDLRTIFIDNNGLELLLGLLGSSTHKQQLDGATALYKLANKAMTLSPVDAAPPSPTPQVYLGEQYVNNPTLSDVIFLVEGKRFYAHRICLLASSDAFRAMFDGGYREKDARDIEIPNIRWEVFELMMRFIYTGSVDITLDIAQDLLRAADQYLLEGLKRLCEYTIAQDISLENVSNMYELSEAFHGMSLRHTCILFILEQFEKLSARPGHSHLIMRMLPEISTYFTKALTKPNPHSLRL, encoded by the exons ATGTGGCCGGTTTTGACCCGACACAGCTCAccggaaaagaaaagaaaaggaaaaagcaacaaaacagaaaagaaaaagcttttacttctttttttgttaatcCTGAAATTCCGAAAATACCCTTGGATCTTCCCCTCTCACTTGTCTGTTTCTCTGTCTCTTACCTGTTCAAATCCAAAGTTTGTTTTTCCAATTCGGAtagctgcttcttcttcttctgcttcgcTTCCGTCGCCGTTGATGGAATTGCAGAGGGGCCAGGATCAGAGCCGTCCGGAGCGGAAGGGGCAGAAGCGGAAGCTGGAGGAGGAAACCGGTGGCGAGCGGGAGATCTCGGTGAAGTCCGGCGAAGCAAGAAAGGCGCTGCTGAGCGAGGTCAGCGAGCAGGTGAAGGTCCTCAACTCCACCTTCTCTTGGAGCGAAGCCGATCGAGCTTCGGCCAAGCGCGCCACGCACGTCCTCGCCGAGATCGCCAAGAACG AGGAGGTAGTGAACGTGATCGTCGAAGGCGGCGCGGTTCCGTCTCTGGTAAAGCATCTTCAAGCGCCGCCGTTAAGCGACGGCGACCGGAGTTCGAAGCCGTTCGAACACGAGGTCGAGAAGGGAAGTGCCTTTGCCCTGGGCCTTCTCGCA CCTGAGCATCAACAACTCATTGTTGACACTGGTGCATTGGCTCATCTTGTGGATTTGTTAAAGAGGCACAAGGATAGTCCTGTATCTCGGGCTCTGTATAGCGTCATTCGTAGAGCTGCTGATGCCATCACCAACCTTGCTCATGAGAATAGCAGCATTAAAACCCGTGTCAG AATGgaaggtggaattccacctCTAGTTGAGTTGCTTGAATTTGCTGATACCAAGGTGCAAAGAGCAGCTGCTGGAGCACTACGAACTCTGGCATTTAAAAATGACGAGAATAAGAATCAG ATTGTTGAATGCAATGCGCTTCCTACTCTCATTCTAATGCTTCGGTCTGAGGATGCTGCAATACATTACGAAGCA GTTGGTGTTATTGGAAATCTGGTACATTCATCTCCGAACATAAAGAAAGAAGTTCTTCTTGCGGGAGCTTTACAACCTGTTATTGGATTGCTTAG TTCCTGCTGCTCTGAGAGCCAAAGAGAGGCAGCTTTATTAATTGGACAATTTGCTGCAACTGATTCAGATTGCAAG GTTCACATTGTACAGAGGGGTGCTATTCGGCCTCTGATTGAAATGCTTCAGTCCCCTGACGTACAACTAAGGGAGATGTCAGCTTTTGCGTTGGGGAGACTCGCACAG GACACAAACAACCAAGCTGGTATTGCACATAATGGTGCTTTAGTGCCATTGCTGAAGCTTCTTGATTCGAAAAATGGTTCTTTACAACATAATGCTGCATTTACTCTTTATGGTCTTGCAGATAACGAG GATAATGTCTCCGATTATATTAGGATTGGAGGTGTTCAGAAGCTGCAAGATGGagaatttatttttcaa GCAACAAAGGATTGTGTGACCAAAACATTGAAAAGATTAGAGGAGAAGATTCGTGGACGA GTTTTGTCCCATTTGCTATATTTGATGCGTGTAGCAGAGAGGGCAGTCCAAAGACGAGTTGCTTTGGCTTTTGCTCATCTTTGTTCACCAGATGATCTGAGAACAATATTCATTGACAACAATG GTCTGGAGTTGCTTCTTGGGCTTCTTGGTTCCAGTACCCATAAACAGCAACTTGATGGTGCTACGGCTTTATATAAGTTGGCTAACAAAGCCATGACTCTTTCTCCTGTGGATGCAGCTCCCCCATCTCCAACACCACAG GTGTATCTGGGGGAACAGTATGTAAACAATCCTACGCTGTCCGATGTTATTTTCTTAGTTGAAG GTAAACGGTTCTATGCTCACAGAATTTGCCTGCTTGCTTCTTCAGATGCGTTCCGTGCAATGTTTGATGGTGGTTACCGG GAGAAGGATGCGAGGGACATAGAGATACCAAATATTAGATGGGAAGTTTTTGAGTTGATGATGAG ATTTATATACACTGGATCAGTCGACATTACTCTTGATATTGCTCAAGATCTCCTCAGAGCTGCAGATCAGTATCTTTTGGAGGGACTCAAGCGGCTTTGTGAGTACACAATAGCACAG GACATATCGTTGGAGAACGTTTCAAACATGTATGAACTTTCAGAAGCCTTCCATGGAATGTCATTAAGGCACACATGCATTTTGTTTATCTTGGAGCAGTTCGAAAAATTGAGTGCCAGACCAGG GCACTCTCATCTGATCATGCGTATGTTACCCGAGATCAGCACTTACTTTACTAAAGCGCTTACGAAGCCTAACCCACATAGCTTGCGGCTATAA
- the LOC126596877 gene encoding ARM REPEAT PROTEIN INTERACTING WITH ABF2-like isoform X1, with protein MWPVLTRHSSPEKKRKGKSNKTEKKKLLLLFLLILKFRKYPWIFPSHLSVSLSLTCSNPKFVFPIRIAASSSSASLPSPLMELQRGQDQSRPERKGQKRKLEEETGGEREISVKSGEARKALLSEVSEQVKVLNSTFSWSEADRASAKRATHVLAEIAKNEEVVNVIVEGGAVPSLVKHLQAPPLSDGDRSSKPFEHEVEKGSAFALGLLAVKPEHQQLIVDTGALAHLVDLLKRHKDSPVSRALYSVIRRAADAITNLAHENSSIKTRVRMEGGIPPLVELLEFADTKVQRAAAGALRTLAFKNDENKNQIVECNALPTLILMLRSEDAAIHYEAVGVIGNLVHSSPNIKKEVLLAGALQPVIGLLSSCCSESQREAALLIGQFAATDSDCKVHIVQRGAIRPLIEMLQSPDVQLREMSAFALGRLAQDTNNQAGIAHNGALVPLLKLLDSKNGSLQHNAAFTLYGLADNEDNVSDYIRIGGVQKLQDGEFIFQATKDCVTKTLKRLEEKIRGRVLSHLLYLMRVAERAVQRRVALAFAHLCSPDDLRTIFIDNNGLELLLGLLGSSTHKQQLDGATALYKLANKAMTLSPVDAAPPSPTPQVYLGEQYVNNPTLSDVIFLVEGKRFYAHRICLLASSDAFRAMFDGGYREKDARDIEIPNIRWEVFELMMRFIYTGSVDITLDIAQDLLRAADQYLLEGLKRLCEYTIAQDISLENVSNMYELSEAFHGMSLRHTCILFILEQFEKLSARPGHSHLIMRMLPEISTYFTKALTKPNPHSLRL; from the exons ATGTGGCCGGTTTTGACCCGACACAGCTCAccggaaaagaaaagaaaaggaaaaagcaacaaaacagaaaagaaaaagcttttacttctttttttgttaatcCTGAAATTCCGAAAATACCCTTGGATCTTCCCCTCTCACTTGTCTGTTTCTCTGTCTCTTACCTGTTCAAATCCAAAGTTTGTTTTTCCAATTCGGAtagctgcttcttcttcttctgcttcgcTTCCGTCGCCGTTGATGGAATTGCAGAGGGGCCAGGATCAGAGCCGTCCGGAGCGGAAGGGGCAGAAGCGGAAGCTGGAGGAGGAAACCGGTGGCGAGCGGGAGATCTCGGTGAAGTCCGGCGAAGCAAGAAAGGCGCTGCTGAGCGAGGTCAGCGAGCAGGTGAAGGTCCTCAACTCCACCTTCTCTTGGAGCGAAGCCGATCGAGCTTCGGCCAAGCGCGCCACGCACGTCCTCGCCGAGATCGCCAAGAACG AGGAGGTAGTGAACGTGATCGTCGAAGGCGGCGCGGTTCCGTCTCTGGTAAAGCATCTTCAAGCGCCGCCGTTAAGCGACGGCGACCGGAGTTCGAAGCCGTTCGAACACGAGGTCGAGAAGGGAAGTGCCTTTGCCCTGGGCCTTCTCGCAGTTAAG CCTGAGCATCAACAACTCATTGTTGACACTGGTGCATTGGCTCATCTTGTGGATTTGTTAAAGAGGCACAAGGATAGTCCTGTATCTCGGGCTCTGTATAGCGTCATTCGTAGAGCTGCTGATGCCATCACCAACCTTGCTCATGAGAATAGCAGCATTAAAACCCGTGTCAG AATGgaaggtggaattccacctCTAGTTGAGTTGCTTGAATTTGCTGATACCAAGGTGCAAAGAGCAGCTGCTGGAGCACTACGAACTCTGGCATTTAAAAATGACGAGAATAAGAATCAG ATTGTTGAATGCAATGCGCTTCCTACTCTCATTCTAATGCTTCGGTCTGAGGATGCTGCAATACATTACGAAGCA GTTGGTGTTATTGGAAATCTGGTACATTCATCTCCGAACATAAAGAAAGAAGTTCTTCTTGCGGGAGCTTTACAACCTGTTATTGGATTGCTTAG TTCCTGCTGCTCTGAGAGCCAAAGAGAGGCAGCTTTATTAATTGGACAATTTGCTGCAACTGATTCAGATTGCAAG GTTCACATTGTACAGAGGGGTGCTATTCGGCCTCTGATTGAAATGCTTCAGTCCCCTGACGTACAACTAAGGGAGATGTCAGCTTTTGCGTTGGGGAGACTCGCACAG GACACAAACAACCAAGCTGGTATTGCACATAATGGTGCTTTAGTGCCATTGCTGAAGCTTCTTGATTCGAAAAATGGTTCTTTACAACATAATGCTGCATTTACTCTTTATGGTCTTGCAGATAACGAG GATAATGTCTCCGATTATATTAGGATTGGAGGTGTTCAGAAGCTGCAAGATGGagaatttatttttcaa GCAACAAAGGATTGTGTGACCAAAACATTGAAAAGATTAGAGGAGAAGATTCGTGGACGA GTTTTGTCCCATTTGCTATATTTGATGCGTGTAGCAGAGAGGGCAGTCCAAAGACGAGTTGCTTTGGCTTTTGCTCATCTTTGTTCACCAGATGATCTGAGAACAATATTCATTGACAACAATG GTCTGGAGTTGCTTCTTGGGCTTCTTGGTTCCAGTACCCATAAACAGCAACTTGATGGTGCTACGGCTTTATATAAGTTGGCTAACAAAGCCATGACTCTTTCTCCTGTGGATGCAGCTCCCCCATCTCCAACACCACAG GTGTATCTGGGGGAACAGTATGTAAACAATCCTACGCTGTCCGATGTTATTTTCTTAGTTGAAG GTAAACGGTTCTATGCTCACAGAATTTGCCTGCTTGCTTCTTCAGATGCGTTCCGTGCAATGTTTGATGGTGGTTACCGG GAGAAGGATGCGAGGGACATAGAGATACCAAATATTAGATGGGAAGTTTTTGAGTTGATGATGAG ATTTATATACACTGGATCAGTCGACATTACTCTTGATATTGCTCAAGATCTCCTCAGAGCTGCAGATCAGTATCTTTTGGAGGGACTCAAGCGGCTTTGTGAGTACACAATAGCACAG GACATATCGTTGGAGAACGTTTCAAACATGTATGAACTTTCAGAAGCCTTCCATGGAATGTCATTAAGGCACACATGCATTTTGTTTATCTTGGAGCAGTTCGAAAAATTGAGTGCCAGACCAGG GCACTCTCATCTGATCATGCGTATGTTACCCGAGATCAGCACTTACTTTACTAAAGCGCTTACGAAGCCTAACCCACATAGCTTGCGGCTATAA
- the LOC126595648 gene encoding 2-hydroxyisoflavanone dehydratase-like → MSSSTKEIGSEFLPFIRFYKDGSVERLLDSPYVPPSPNQNPETGVSSKDITISDNPNISARLYLPNLPQNQSQKLPILVYFHGGGFCIESAFSFLDTHYLNRLVSEARVLAISVDYRLAPENPLPIAYEDCWDALRWVASHSSNNDSGGDKEPWLVRYGDFDRLYIGGDSAGGNIAHNMAIKAGVESLCGGVKILGAFLSHPYFWSSKPIGSEPKGEDFEKAVPYLIWDFVYPSAPGGVDNPMLNPAGEGKPSLAGLACSRLLVCVAGKDELRDRGVWYYDLVKESGWKGEVELFEVEGEDHCYHIFCESETENVKKMIKRLASFLV, encoded by the coding sequence ATGTCTTCCAGCACCAAAGAAATAGGCTCGGAGTTCCTTCCCTTCATCAGATTCTACAAGGATGGCTCGGTGGAACGCCTTTTGGACTCTCCATACGTGCCCCCatctccaaatcaaaaccctgaAACTGGTGTCTCCTCCAAAGATATCACCATCTCAGACAACCCCAATATCTCCGCTCGCCTTTACCTCCCAAACCTCCCTCAAAACCAATCCCAAAAGCTTCCCATCTTGGTCTACTTCCATGGTGGTGGGTTTTGCATTGAATCCGCCTTCTCATTTCTTGACACCCACTATCTCAACCGCTTGGTCTCAGAAGCCCGAGTCCTAGCCATCTCTGTTGACTACAGACTCGCCCCGGAGAACCCACTTCCTATTGCTTATGAAGATTGTTGGGATGCTCTTCGATGGGTTGCTTCTCACTCAAGCAACAATGACTCAGGCGGTGACAAAGAGCCATGGTTAGTCAGGTATGGAGATTTTGATAGGCTTTACATTGGTGGTGATAGTGCAGGTGGAAACATTGCACATAATATGGCTATCAAGGCAGGAGTTGAGAGCTTGTGTGGTGGTGTCAAAATTTTGGGTGCATTTTTATCCCACCCTTATTTTTGGAGTTCCAAGCCAATTGGGTCAGAGCCTAAAGGTGAAGACTTTGAGAAAGCTGTCCCTTATTTGATTTGGGACTTTGTTTATCCATCAGCTCCCGGTGGGGTCGACAATCCGATGTTAAATCCGGCGGGTGAGGGAAAACCGAGCCTGGCTGGACTTGCGTGCTCTCGGCTGCTCGTGTGTGTTGCTGGAAAAGATGAGCTGAGGGACCGAGGTGTTTGGTATTACGATTTGGTGAAGGAGAGTGGGTGGAAAGGAGAAGTGGAGCTGTTTGAAGTTGAAGGAGAGGACCATTGCTATCATATCTTCTGTGAGAGTGAAACTGAGAATGTTAAGAAAATGATAAAACGCTTGGCTTCTTTTCTTGTCTAG